CAGTTGAGGCCAAGAATTACTACACCAACCCTAAGGTGAGTTATCCAGAAATAGATTAGCTTGAAATACTAAACTGTTAGGGGAATGTTTACTacatataatttttgttttaggaTGATAATGTTTTCTTAAGCACTAACAACTAATTCCAttaaaagagattttttttctttgtcagtgAGAGATGTCTTGCTTTCCCTTCATATTTCCATACTTGCAAGGAAGAGGGCCAAGCTTCTACATGGATCCACTAatcattcattacttttttctgAAACACCACCATATTACTGACGTCATTAATGCtcatattctttattcatcattcctttttttttttttttatttgttaagttattttatttatttatttttcatgctcATATAGGTTAGATTTTGTCATCTACTGCAACACTTTTAAATGGAGCTACTAGCACCTCACTGTGGATGCTGAAATAGATCTTTAAAAGGTGCTGGGAATGAGCTTCAGCCAAGTGCAATGCAATATGTTGTGACAATTAGGTTACATATTAGATATAATTTCTGAAAATCATTTTCCTGCATGAATGTACTGGGTCAGGtgcagggagagggatgggTTTGTTATGTTACCACAGGAGCACACCAGCTCTGGTGAGGCTCAATTCTCTCTCCCCAAGAGGCCTAGAGGCTAAGATGAGGAATGCTTGTATTATGTTGATGTGAATGTAGATGCCATGTCTTGGCAACCTATCTTTAAGATGGACATCATCATggtgtagatagataaacagagatagATAATTTCAAATAAGAAGTAAATAATAACATCTTTGCTACCTGGCAATTCCTTACTCAATTTCACCAAGTTAAACATGACATACACCAATCCAAACTACAATGTAGAAATATAAAGATTTTTCGCTGCCACATTAGTAGTTATACTGTTCATCTATACAGGGAGCCAAGATCACAAAGGCTTCTCACTTCAACTACCAGTACGTGTTGGGCCACAAGATAGTGTTCCTGTGTGTGGCCAAGGGCAGCCCACTCCCCCAGATCACATGGTTCAAGGATGGGGTGGAGCTCTATGCTCACAGGTATATGCAGGTAAGCTTATCTTCTAACTTATAACTGATCCATGGTATATCATGATCATTTTAGCATTTCTTTATATAGTAGGAAGCTGCACCATTTCACAAGAGAAAATGGTACCATTAAAAACTTTATTTCTAAATCTTGGCATCACCAACTccttaatagaaaaataaaacacacctaATAAAAAATCAAGCATTACAGTTAGTTCCTCTCCTAATTTCAAATACAAAACCTTATCACTGTCAAAATGGTGCAGCTGTTCTCCATGACTGAATACTCTACTTTGTTGTAGTAAGAGATATATGTACTTACTAGCCAAATTATTAGTTAATGGACAACACTGACTTGACAGAAGTCAATGAAACAAGGTAACATCTATATTTGTAGAGCacatatgataaaaaataatttgtaAACTTTATTACTTGTGTATTTTCCAGCTAcatgaatggaagaaaggaaacaagctCAAGAGCAAGATGGAGATTGACCCAGCTACTCAGGCTGACGCTGGCATCTACGAATGCCACGCCAACAATAAATACGCAGTGGACACCAAAGCTTTCCGGACAACCTATATCGCACAGTTCAACTAAAGTTATCTTAGAAAGAGTCACATGTTGAGTAAAAAGTATCAATAAGATGTATTACACTTGACCATGAAGCATTTACTGTCTAAACTTTTCTATTGTAAATTGATGCCTTCAGAAAGCAACCCATTCTACTGTAAATGCTTATTCTACAACTAATCCATCACTAACTATTAATTCCACATTTCTGGATAGGAACTGGTGAGGatcactcctctctccccttgagGCCTGTAGATGTGAGGGAATGCTTGTGAATGTGATTGTGAATATGAATGTATGCATGTAAAGGATGTCTTGTCCTGGCTATGCCCACTGAAGTGATGTCAGTCTGACATGTAGATAGAACCATGAGAGCATGTACAGAGGATAGTCAGTCTTACGTACCTGTGTTAAAATACTACACTGATTTTCATAGATGAGGGACCAAACAGCAGCAGTGTTATCTCAGGATTGTTGAATTATATACAAGTATGTAACAGAGAACTAAAACAAAGCAGCTTCAGTAGTTCTGTGCAATTAGTTCAGATTACAGGTTTTACTACAGTATGGAGAAAAGTTAGAAAAATTGTCCTGCAAGGCAGTAGCAGGTAACTGATATTACTTGTTAAGGAAAAAATGCAATGAATGATGCATGCATGTTAGAAAACCTGTCCAGAGGAAGCAGCTTCATGGTATAAGTTTTATAGGTGGATATAAACGACTATGAGCTCAACACATATACGTACTTCTTTGTCAACTTTAAATCCAGCTGTTGTAATATAGGAAATGTTTATTCTATATTTATATATGCCAGGCACTACTAAAGGGAGAAATCTTTTTGTGATAGACATTATGATGTTTTTGGTGTTTGGGACCTGAAGATTTTAGGCAAAAATGTACATCATTACTGTTCTTGTGTTCACTTGGAGAATTCTTTAAAATACCAAAGCAATATTTACTTAAAATTATGCAAAACTTCTACTTAGATAGTTTGTGATGTTAATGTTCAATGATCTAATCCAGTTTTATGAGAACAGGTGTGTGGTTTAAttttttaaagaaattaaaTCCTTTCACTTCAATCACTTTATGCATCACTTGTATTGTTATCACATACACTAATACTGTTAGTATAAATCTTGCGCAACACAACATAACCTGCTTCTGTATAGTAATTTCTTTTAGTATGACTCCATTGTCCCTGAGACATGGGGATCTAGAATACATGTCTCTGTATTCCCTGCATGTTGTAAGAGGCAACTAAATGGGACATCAATGGAGGGCTGGGAACCCTTCTCTGTAAGCTTTATACttcatcaaaacaaaacaaaacgaaaaaaaaaaaaaaaaaaaaaaaaaagtctttaatATCCTTTAACATCACAGAACCAGGAATTACAAATACATAGTACAAAAAATCTTTGGACCCAGAAATTCTCTCTGACTTCATAGAAGGAGGGTTTTGGACTTATAAATgctgctttactttttttttttaagggaaaaaGATGTTACATATGTCAGAAATGCTGTAATGCTGGCAGCTTGCTCAAAATCATGAGATTACTAAAACATATCACTAAACTGTTTCCTAATTGAGATTTGTAATATCATATTTTGTTTCTATCTGCCAAAATCAACTTCAGTATTTACACAATTCCATTAAATTCAATTCAAATGCAACTTTATGCATTCATGTCTGAAAAACAGATATATTGCTTTTATGGAACAGTGCACACTACTTCACAATATAacaaaaaggctaaaaaaaacTGTGCTATAGCATTTAAgaatgacaatttttttttcatgattactGCAAGTCATTAAAGGCATTATAGAAAGAAATCTGTTTGTTCTGATCAAGAACCTGAAGACATTATTGGTTTTGAAAACAATAATCAGAGCTGCTAAAGAAATGCAGAAGCAATGACAGCATATGATTACCATGAGGTCCTGTACATACTGTAAAACCACAACATTCTTGCTTATGTATAGAAAACACTACTAGCATGCCCATAAATTTCAGTAAAAAAACAATACAtcactgtgctttttttttcccaggaaAAGTGATGACCAGCACTCCTTGGTGCTTGTAGTATGTTTACTAGTACCATAGTAAATAAAAGTTTGCAACTTGACATGGCCTAATTTTCAACATAAACCAATATTATTAACTAACAGATCAGCACACCAATATTTTCTTTGAATTTACCTTATAACATGTAGATAAAGACTGTTCCCTTTTTCTAATTATATGTATTTACAAGTAAGGAAGTGCTTCTGGCTGTGATCTTTAATGTAAATGCATGTCTTGTCTGTTCTACGCTCTTTTCAGGAACATGTTACATGGGTAAACAGCTAGAGAAATTTCATTCAGCTGTGTACAAGCA
This genomic interval from Scylla paramamosain isolate STU-SP2022 chromosome 7, ASM3559412v1, whole genome shotgun sequence contains the following:
- the LOC135102065 gene encoding immunoglobulin domain-containing protein oig-4-like, yielding MRWRPLWITLLALLTLMSVTMASQTIGTGKRGQLSGRYKGRKNFKPITGTYPSVEAKNYYTNPKGAKITKASHFNYQYVLGHKIVFLCVAKGSPLPQITWFKDGVELYAHRYMQLHEWKKGNKLKSKMEIDPATQADAGIYECHANNKYAVDTKAFRTTYIAQFN